From the genome of Polyangiaceae bacterium, one region includes:
- a CDS encoding TetR/AcrR family transcriptional regulator has product MGDARRATEVRQVELTDAALHIIATRGITALTTRSLAEHVGLTSGAIFRHFASLDALLEAVVMRVEAVLEATYPPATLSPVEKLDRFIEARTAAVGNQIGILRLVLSEQFLLALPKSGSERLSACVERTRAFIVQCLRDGQKAGEVRVDLSAETLAPIVMGTMQMLALSAANTQQRTQARVVRDTLHVLLRPTTTSTTTKTRKRSA; this is encoded by the coding sequence ATGGGAGATGCTCGTCGCGCAACCGAGGTTCGTCAAGTCGAGCTGACCGATGCGGCGCTGCACATCATTGCGACGAGAGGCATTACCGCGCTCACCACGCGGAGCCTTGCCGAGCATGTGGGGCTCACGAGCGGCGCCATCTTTCGCCATTTCGCTTCGCTCGATGCGCTTCTCGAAGCGGTGGTCATGCGTGTCGAAGCGGTTCTCGAAGCGACGTACCCGCCCGCTACGCTATCGCCCGTCGAAAAGCTCGATCGGTTCATCGAAGCGCGCACCGCGGCGGTCGGCAATCAAATCGGAATTCTGCGCCTCGTTCTTTCGGAACAATTCCTCCTTGCATTGCCAAAGAGCGGGTCCGAGCGTCTCTCCGCGTGCGTCGAGCGGACTCGGGCCTTCATTGTGCAATGCCTGCGCGACGGGCAGAAAGCCGGCGAGGTGCGCGTGGATCTATCGGCGGAGACGCTCGCGCCCATTGTCATGGGCACGATGCAAATGCTCGCGCTGTCGGCTGCAAACACGCAACAGCGAACGCAGGCTCGGGTCGTGCGCGACACGCTCCACGTACTTCTTCGGCCGACGACGACTTCGACAACCACCAAAACCAGAAAGAGGTCTGCATGA
- a CDS encoding NAD(P)/FAD-dependent oxidoreductase has product MHANPAFDADVVIVGGGPAGLSTALFLTNAAPHLRDRILVVERATYPRDKICAGAIGARADRLLASIGVTIDVPHVPIRGLSVRAHGKTFCVRRDGPVIGRVVRRIEFDHAFAEAVKARGVRIRDGVKVENVVAGAASVLLTTSIGEIRTRVVVGADGVGSIVRRATGFARGVFMAQAMEVDTSFASMDESRDVLHFDLEDRGLAGYAWDFPTIVRGEPLVCRGMYELRGEGIPERLEGVPNVAERLDMRNDRLGVTASCHAVRRFAERGVSFSQPLARPRVLLVGEAAGIDPVLGEGIAQAIHYGAVAGPYLTECLAANELSFATWNERVRKTRLGLDLAVRSRAARHVYGPARPLVERYVTNSEAIVTAGMQWFAGERIPRRRLAKAAVDLGRAGLAWGYTEGLGLLQARGR; this is encoded by the coding sequence ATGCATGCGAATCCCGCGTTCGACGCCGACGTCGTGATTGTCGGCGGAGGGCCAGCGGGATTGTCCACGGCGCTCTTTTTGACGAACGCCGCGCCGCATTTGCGCGATCGCATTCTCGTTGTCGAACGCGCCACGTATCCGCGTGACAAAATATGCGCGGGGGCCATCGGCGCGCGAGCCGATCGGCTGCTCGCATCGATTGGCGTAACCATCGACGTTCCTCACGTTCCCATTCGAGGTTTGTCCGTGCGAGCCCACGGGAAAACGTTTTGCGTGCGCCGCGATGGTCCGGTCATTGGCCGAGTGGTTCGACGGATCGAATTCGATCACGCATTTGCTGAAGCGGTCAAGGCGCGAGGCGTGAGGATTCGTGATGGCGTCAAAGTGGAAAATGTCGTCGCGGGTGCCGCCTCGGTGCTGCTCACGACGTCGATTGGCGAGATTCGCACACGTGTCGTCGTAGGTGCGGACGGCGTGGGGAGCATCGTTCGTCGCGCGACCGGATTTGCGCGGGGCGTGTTCATGGCGCAGGCCATGGAAGTCGATACGTCATTTGCATCGATGGACGAATCGCGCGACGTTTTGCATTTCGATTTGGAGGATCGAGGTTTGGCTGGGTACGCGTGGGATTTTCCCACGATCGTCCGCGGGGAACCGCTCGTTTGTCGCGGCATGTACGAATTGCGCGGGGAAGGCATTCCTGAAAGGCTCGAAGGCGTGCCGAATGTCGCCGAAAGGCTCGACATGCGAAATGATCGGCTTGGCGTGACTGCGTCGTGTCACGCTGTCCGTCGTTTTGCCGAGCGGGGCGTTTCGTTTTCGCAGCCGCTGGCTCGTCCGCGCGTGCTGCTCGTGGGGGAAGCCGCGGGCATCGATCCGGTGCTCGGCGAAGGCATTGCACAAGCGATTCATTATGGAGCCGTGGCGGGGCCGTACTTGACAGAATGTTTGGCGGCGAATGAATTGTCGTTCGCTACTTGGAACGAGCGTGTACGGAAAACGCGATTGGGGCTCGATTTGGCGGTGCGATCGCGCGCGGCGCGGCACGTGTATGGCCCGGCGAGGCCGCTCGTCGAGCGCTACGTGACGAATTCGGAAGCGATCGTGACGGCGGGCATGCAATGGTTTGCCGGGGAACGCATACCGCGGCGGCGATTGGCAAAGGCGGCCGTGGACTTGGGCCGGGCAGGTCTGGCGTGGGGTTATACGGAGGGATTGGGTTTGCTGCAGGCGCGGGGGCGGTGA